One Leucobacter muris DNA segment encodes these proteins:
- the tpiA gene encoding triose-phosphate isomerase, whose protein sequence is MTQKAQRTPLIAGNWKMNLDHLQAIALVQKLSWGLKDVKHDYSETEVAVFPPFTDLRSVQTLLAADKLSLVLGAQDVSPHESGAYTGDVSAQMLAKLDVHYLLVGHSERRQGHGESDELVGQKALAAHRAGMVPMICVGETAEDLEQHGAAAIPLAQLAAALAPLPQDAEFVIAYEPVWAIGSGQAATPEQAQEVAKAIRESLRELRGDERADATRVLYGGSVSSQNVAGFLRQPDVDGALVGGASLKSDEFTRIIQFKKHVTGA, encoded by the coding sequence ATGACCCAGAAAGCGCAGCGCACCCCGCTGATCGCCGGCAACTGGAAGATGAATCTCGACCATCTGCAGGCCATCGCCCTCGTGCAGAAGCTCTCGTGGGGCCTCAAGGACGTCAAGCACGACTACAGCGAGACCGAGGTGGCGGTCTTCCCGCCGTTCACCGACCTGCGATCGGTGCAGACGCTGCTGGCCGCCGACAAGCTGTCGCTCGTGCTCGGCGCGCAAGACGTGTCGCCGCACGAATCGGGCGCCTACACGGGCGACGTCTCCGCCCAGATGCTCGCGAAGCTCGACGTGCACTACCTGCTCGTCGGCCACTCCGAGCGCCGTCAGGGCCACGGCGAGAGCGACGAACTCGTGGGGCAGAAGGCCCTCGCAGCGCACCGAGCCGGAATGGTGCCGATGATCTGCGTCGGCGAGACCGCGGAAGACCTCGAGCAGCACGGCGCCGCGGCGATCCCGCTCGCCCAGCTCGCGGCCGCGCTCGCGCCGCTGCCGCAGGACGCCGAGTTCGTGATCGCCTACGAGCCCGTCTGGGCCATCGGCAGCGGCCAGGCGGCCACCCCCGAGCAGGCTCAGGAGGTCGCCAAGGCGATCCGGGAGTCGCTGCGCGAACTGCGCGGAGACGAACGCGCCGATGCCACCCGCGTGCTCTACGGCGGCTCGGTATCGAGCCAGAACGTGGCCGGCTTCCTGCGTCAGCCGGATGTCGACGGCGCCCTCGTCGGCGGAGCCAGCCTGAAGTCGGACGAGTTCACCCGCATCATCCAGTTCAAGAAGCACGTCACCGGTGCGTGA